In one window of Escherichia coli DSM 30083 = JCM 1649 = ATCC 11775 DNA:
- the pgaC gene encoding poly-beta-1,6-N-acetyl-D-glucosamine synthase, whose protein sequence is MINRIVSFFILCLVLCIPLCVAYFHSGELMMRFVFFWPFFMSIMWIVGGVYFWVYRERHWPWGENAPAPQLKDNPSISIIIPCFNEEKNVEETIHAALAQRYENIEVIAVNDGSTDKTRAILDRMAAQIPHLRVIHLAQNQGKAIALKTGAAAAKSEYLVCIDGDALLDRDAAAYIVEPMLYNPRVGAVTGNPRIRTRSTLVGKIQVGEYSSIIGLIKRTQRIYGNVFTVSGVIAAFRRSALAEVGYWSDDMITEDIDISWKLQLNQWAIFYEPRALCWILMPETLKGLWKQRLRWAQGGAEVFLKNMTRLWRKENFRMWPLFFEYCLTTIWAFTCLVGFIIYAVQLAGVPLNIELTHIAATHTAGILLCTLCLLQFIVSLMIENRYEHNLTSSLFWIIWFPVIFWMLSLATTLVSFTRVMLMPKKQRARWVSPDRGILRG, encoded by the coding sequence ATGATTAATCGCATCGTATCGTTTTTTATATTATGTCTGGTGTTATGCATCCCCCTATGCGTAGCGTACTTTCACTCTGGTGAACTGATGATGAGGTTCGTTTTCTTCTGGCCGTTTTTTATGTCTATTATGTGGATTGTTGGCGGCGTCTATTTCTGGGTCTATCGTGAACGCCACTGGCCGTGGGGAGAAAACGCACCAGCCCCCCAGTTGAAAGATAATCCGTCTATCTCCATTATCATTCCCTGTTTTAATGAGGAGAAAAACGTTGAGGAAACCATACACGCCGCTTTAGCACAGCGTTATGAGAACATTGAAGTTATTGCCGTAAATGACGGTTCAACAGACAAAACCCGTGCCATCCTGGATCGCATGGCTGCACAAATTCCCCACCTGCGGGTCATTCATCTGGCGCAAAACCAGGGGAAAGCCATTGCGCTTAAAACCGGAGCTGCCGCGGCGAAAAGTGAATATCTGGTGTGCATTGATGGCGATGCGTTATTAGACCGCGATGCGGCGGCATATATTGTGGAACCGATGTTGTACAACCCGCGTGTGGGTGCCGTAACCGGTAATCCTCGTATTCGAACACGTTCTACCCTGGTGGGTAAAATTCAGGTTGGCGAGTATTCCTCAATTATTGGTTTGATCAAGCGAACCCAGCGTATCTATGGAAACGTATTTACCGTTTCCGGTGTTATTGCCGCATTTCGTCGCAGCGCCCTGGCAGAAGTGGGTTACTGGAGTGACGATATGATCACCGAAGATATTGATATTAGCTGGAAGCTGCAGTTGAATCAGTGGGCGATTTTTTACGAGCCACGGGCGCTGTGCTGGATATTAATGCCTGAAACGTTAAAAGGGCTGTGGAAACAGCGCCTGCGCTGGGCTCAGGGCGGTGCAGAAGTATTCCTCAAAAATATGACAAGGTTGTGGCGCAAAGAAAACTTTCGAATGTGGCCGCTGTTTTTTGAATACTGCCTGACGACAATATGGGCCTTCACTTGCCTGGTCGGTTTCATTATTTACGCAGTCCAACTTGCCGGTGTACCGTTAAATATTGAATTGACACATATCGCTGCGACACATACTGCCGGAATATTATTGTGTACGTTATGTTTACTGCAATTTATTGTCAGCCTGATGATCGAGAATCGCTATGAGCATAATCTGACTTCATCGCTTTTCTGGATTATTTGGTTCCCGGTTATTTTCTGGATGCTGAGTCTGGCAACGACATTGGTATCATTTACACGAGTCATGTTGATGCCTAAAAAGCAACGCGCCCGTTGGGTAAGTCCCGATCGCGGGATTCTGAGAGGTTAA
- the pgaB gene encoding poly-beta-1,6-N-acetyl-D-glucosamine N-deacetylase PgaB, with amino-acid sequence MLRNGNKYILMLVSIIMLTACISQSRTSFIPPQDRESLLAEQPWPHNGFVAISWHNVEDEAADQRFMSVRTSALREQFAWLRENGYQPVSIAQIREAHRGGKPLPEKAVVLTFDDGYQSFYTRVFPILQAFQWPAVWAPVGSWVDTPADEQVKFGDEMVDREYFATWQQVREVARSRLVEVASHTWNSHYGIQANATGSLLPVYVNRAYFTDHARYETAAEYRERIRLDAVKMTEYLRTKAKVNPHVFVWPYGEANGIAIEELKKLGYDMFFTLESGLANASQLDSIPRVLIANNPSLKEFAQQIITVQEKSPQRIMHIDLDYVYDENHQQMDRNIDVLIQRVKDMQISTVYLQAFADPDGDGLVKEVWFPNRLLPMKADIFSRVAWQLRTRSGVNIYAWMPVLSWDLDPTLTRVKYLPTGEKKAQIHPEQYRRLSPFDDRVRAQVGMLYEDLAGHAAFDGILFHDDALLSDYEDASAPAITAYQQAGFSGSLSEIRQNPEQFKQWTRFKSRALTDFTLELSARVKAIRGPHVITARNIFALPVIQPESEAWFAQNYADFLKSYDWTAIMAMPYMEGVAEKSADQWLIQLTNQIKNIPQAKDKSILELQAQNWQKNGQHQAISSQQLAHWMSLLQLNGGKNYGYYPDNFLHNQPEIDVIRPEFSTAWYPKND; translated from the coding sequence ATGTTACGTAATGGAAATAAATATATCCTGATGCTGGTGAGTATAATTATGCTCACTGCGTGCATTAGCCAGTCAAGAACATCATTTATACCGCCACAGGATCGCGAATCTTTACTCGCCGAGCAACCGTGGCCGCATAATGGTTTTGTGGCGATTTCATGGCATAACGTTGAAGACGAAGCTGCCGACCAGCGTTTTATGTCAGTGCGGACATCAGCACTGCGTGAACAATTTGCCTGGCTGCGCGAGAACGGTTATCAACCGGTCAGTATTGCTCAAATTCGTGAAGCACATCGAGGAGGAAAACCGCTACCGGAAAAAGCAGTAGTGCTGACTTTTGATGACGGCTACCAGAGTTTTTATACCCGCGTCTTCCCAATTCTTCAGGCCTTCCAGTGGCCTGCTGTATGGGCCCCCGTCGGCAGTTGGGTCGATACGCCAGCGGATGAACAAGTAAAATTTGGCGATGAGATGGTCGATCGAGAATATTTTGCCACGTGGCAACAAGTGCGAGAAGTTGCGCGTTCCCGGCTCGTTGAGGTCGCTTCTCATACATGGAATTCTCACTACGGTATTCAGGCTAATGCCACCGGCAGCTTATTGCCTGTATATGTAAATCGTGCATATTTTACTGACCACGCACGGTATGAAACCGCAGCAGAATACCGGGAAAGAATTCGTCTGGATGCTGTAAAAATGACGGAATACCTGCGTACAAAGGCTAAGGTAAATCCACACGTTTTTGTTTGGCCTTATGGCGAAGCGAATGGCATAGCGATAGAGGAATTAAAAAAACTCGGTTATGACATGTTCTTCACCCTTGAATCAGGTTTGGCAAATGCGTCACAATTGGATTCCATTCCGCGAGTATTAATCGCCAATAATCCCTCATTAAAAGAGTTTGCCCAGCAAATTATTACCGTACAGGAAAAATCACCACAACGGATAATGCATATCGATCTTGATTACGTTTATGACGAAAACCACCAGCAAATGGATCGCAATATTGATGTGCTAATTCAGCGGGTGAAAGATATGCAAATATCAACCGTGTATTTGCAGGCATTTGCTGATCCCGATGGTGATGGGCTGGTCAAAGAGGTCTGGTTTCCAAATCGTTTGCTACCAATGAAAGCAGATATTTTTAGTCGGGTTGCCTGGCAATTACGTACCCGCTCAGGTGTAAACATCTATGCGTGGATGCCGGTATTAAGCTGGGATTTAGATCCCACATTAACGCGAGTAAAATACTTACCGACTGGGGAGAAAAAAGCACAAATTCATCCTGAACAATATCGCCGTCTCTCTCCTTTCGATGACAGAGTCAGAGCACAAGTTGGCATGTTATATGAAGATCTTGCCGGACATGCTGCTTTTGATGGCATATTGTTCCACGATGATGCTTTGCTTTCAGATTATGAAGATGCCAGTGCACCGGCTATCACGGCTTATCAGCAAGCAGGCTTTAGCGGGAGTCTGAGCGAAATTCGACAAAACCCGGAGCAATTTAAACAGTGGACCCGCTTTAAAAGTCGTGCGTTAACTGACTTCACTTTAGAACTTAGTGCGCGCGTAAAAGCCATTCGCGGTCCACATGTTATAACTGCACGAAATATTTTTGCACTTCCGGTAATACAACCTGAAAGTGAAGCGTGGTTTGCACAGAATTATGCTGATTTCCTAAAAAGCTATGACTGGACCGCTATTATGGCTATGCCTTATATGGAAGGTGTCGCAGAAAAATCGGCTGACCAATGGTTAATACAATTGACCAATCAAATTAAAAACATCCCTCAGGCTAAAGACAAATCTATTTTAGAATTACAGGCACAAAACTGGCAGAAAAATGGTCAGCATCAGGCTATTTCTTCGCAACAACTCGCTCACTGGATGAGCCTATTACAACTGAATGGAGGGAAAAACTATGGTTATTATCCCGACAATTTTCTGCATAACCAACCTGAAATAGACGTTATTCGTCCTGAGTTTTCAACAGCCTGGTATCCGAAAAATGATTAA
- the pgaD gene encoding poly-beta-1,6-N-acetyl-D-glucosamine biosynthesis protein PgaD, with translation MNNLIITTRQSPVRLMVDYVATTILWTLFALFIFLFAMDLLTGYYWQSEARSRLQFYFLLAVANAVVLIVWALYNKLRFQKQQHHAAYQYTPQEYAESLAIPDELYQQLQKSHRMSVHFTSQGQIKMVVSEKALVRA, from the coding sequence ATGAACAATTTAATTATTACGACCCGACAATCGCCAGTACGTTTAATGGTTGATTATGTTGCCACAACCATCTTATGGACATTATTTGCTTTGTTCATATTCTTATTCGCAATGGATCTGCTGACGGGTTATTACTGGCAAAGCGAGGCCAGAAGCCGACTTCAGTTCTATTTTTTGCTGGCAGTGGCGAATGCCGTCGTGTTAATTGTCTGGGCGCTGTACAATAAGCTACGTTTTCAAAAACAGCAGCATCATGCAGCCTACCAATATACGCCGCAAGAATATGCTGAGAGCTTAGCAATACCTGATGAGCTCTATCAGCAACTACAAAAAAGCCACAGGATGAGCGTACACTTCACCAGCCAGGGGCAAATAAAAATGGTGGTTTCAGAAAAAGCGCTAGTCCGGGCGTAA
- the efeU gene encoding iron uptake transporter permease EfeU has protein sequence MFVPFLIMLREGLEAALIVSLIASYLKRTQRGRWIGVMWIGVLLAAALCLGLGIFINETTGEFPQKEQELFEGIVAVIAVVILTWMVFWMRKVSRNVKVQLEQAVDSALQRGNHHGWALVMMVFFAVAREGLESVFFLLAAFQQDVGIWPPLGAMLGLATAVVLGFLLYWGGIRLNLGAFFKWTSLFILFVAAGLAAGAIRAFHEAGLWNHFQEIAFDMSAVLSTHSLFGTLMEGIFGYQEAPSVSEVAVWFIYLIPALVAFVLPPRAGATASRSV, from the coding sequence ATGTTTGTTCCGTTTCTCATTATGTTGCGCGAAGGACTTGAAGCCGCGCTGATTGTCAGTTTGATTGCCAGCTATCTTAAGCGTACCCAGCGAGGCCGATGGATTGGTGTAATGTGGATTGGCGTGTTGCTTGCCGCTGCGTTGTGTCTGGGCTTGGGTATCTTCATTAACGAAACCACCGGCGAATTTCCGCAAAAAGAACAGGAACTGTTTGAAGGCATTGTGGCGGTGATCGCCGTGGTGATCCTTACCTGGATGGTTTTCTGGATGCGCAAAGTGTCGCGCAACGTCAAAGTACAACTGGAGCAGGCGGTCGATAGCGCATTGCAGCGTGGAAATCATCATGGCTGGGCGCTGGTGATGATGGTCTTTTTTGCCGTTGCAAGGGAAGGGCTGGAGTCGGTCTTTTTCCTGCTGGCGGCATTTCAACAAGATGTCGGGATCTGGCCGCCGCTGGGTGCAATGCTTGGTCTTGCTACAGCCGTGGTGCTTGGCTTCCTGCTCTACTGGGGCGGTATTCGCCTCAATCTTGGTGCATTTTTTAAATGGACCAGTCTGTTTATTCTCTTCGTCGCCGCAGGGCTGGCAGCTGGTGCCATTCGCGCATTTCATGAAGCCGGATTGTGGAACCACTTTCAGGAAATCGCCTTCGATATGAGCGCGGTGCTCTCAACTCACTCGCTGTTTGGCACACTGATGGAAGGGATTTTTGGCTATCAGGAAGCACCGAGCGTCAGCGAAGTCGCCGTCTGGTTTATTTATCTCATCCCGGCGCTGGTGGCATTTGTTCTGCCACCACGCGCAGGGGCGACTGCGTCCCGCTCCGTGTAG
- the efeB gene encoding iron uptake transporter deferrochelatase/peroxidase subunit — translation MQYEDENGVNEPSRRRLLKGIGALALAGSCPVAHAQKTQSAPGTLSPDARNEKQPFYGEHQAGILTPQQAAMMLVAFDVLASDKADLERLFRLLTQRFAFLTQGGAAPETPNPRLPPLDSGILGGYIAPDNLTITLSVGHSLFDERFGLAPQMPKKLQKMTRFPNDSLDAALCHGDVLLQICANTQDTVIHALRDIIKHTPDLLSVRWKREGFISDHAARSKGKETPINLLGFKDGTANPDSQNDKLMQKVVWVTADQQEPAWTIGGSYQAVRLIQFRVEFWDRTPLKEQQTIFGRDKQTGAPLGMLHEHDVPDYASDPEGKVIALDSHIRLANPRTAESESSLMLRRGYSYSLGVTNSGQLDMGLLFVCYQHDLEKGFLTVQKRLNGEALEEYVKPIGGGYFFALSGVKDANDYLGSALLRV, via the coding sequence ATGCAGTATGAAGATGAAAACGGCGTGAATGAACCGTCACGCCGACGTTTACTGAAAGGGATTGGTGCGCTGGCGCTGGCGGGAAGTTGTCCGGTCGCTCATGCACAAAAAACGCAAAGTGCGCCGGGTACGCTTTCACCGGATGCACGCAATGAGAAACAGCCGTTTTATGGTGAGCATCAGGCAGGGATCCTGACACCACAACAGGCTGCAATGATGCTGGTGGCGTTTGATGTGCTTGCCAGCGATAAAGCCGATCTTGAACGGTTGTTTCGCTTGTTGACTCAGCGTTTTGCTTTTCTGACTCAGGGCGGAGCGGCACCAGAAACGCCAAATCCGCGCCTGCCACCACTCGATTCCGGCATTCTTGGCGGCTACATTGCGCCCGATAATCTCACCATCACGTTATCGGTGGGTCACTCATTGTTTGATGAGCGCTTTGGCCTTGCGCCACAGATGCCAAAAAAGTTGCAGAAGATGACGCGTTTCCCTAACGACTCGCTGGATGCGGCGTTATGTCATGGTGATGTGTTGCTACAAATTTGCGCCAACACCCAGGACACGGTGATCCATGCGCTGCGCGATATCATCAAACACACGCCGGATTTGCTCAGCGTGCGCTGGAAGCGGGAAGGGTTTATTTCCGACCACGCAGCGCGTAGTAAAGGCAAAGAGACGCCGATAAATTTGCTGGGCTTTAAAGACGGCACCGCCAATCCCGATAGCCAGAATGATAAGTTGATGCAAAAAGTGGTGTGGGTGACGGCAGATCAGCAGGAGCCTGCGTGGACAATCGGTGGCAGCTATCAGGCAGTACGCTTGATTCAGTTTCGAGTGGAATTTTGGGACAGAACGCCGCTGAAAGAGCAGCAGACGATATTTGGTCGTGATAAGCAAACCGGTGCGCCGCTGGGCATGCTGCATGAGCATGATGTTCCCGATTACGCTAGCGATCCGGAAGGGAAGGTGATTGCGCTGGACAGCCATATCCGGCTGGCGAATCCCCGCACGGCGGAGAGCGAGTCCAGCCTGATGCTGCGTCGTGGCTACAGTTATTCGTTGGGCGTCACCAATTCCGGGCAACTCGATATGGGGCTACTGTTTGTCTGCTACCAACACGATCTGGAAAAGGGCTTCCTGACAGTACAAAAAAGGTTGAATGGCGAGGCGCTGGAGGAATATGTCAAACCTATCGGTGGCGGCTATTTCTTTGCGCTGTCGGGTGTGAAGGACGCGAACGATTATCTCGGAAGCGCATTATTGCGGGTTTAA
- the phoH gene encoding phosphate starvation-inducible protein PhoH, translating to MGRQKAVIKARREAKRVLRRDSRSHKQREEESVTSLVQMSGVEAIGMARDSRDTSPILARNEAQLHYLKAIESKQLIFATGEAGCGKTWISAAKAAEALIHKDVDRIIVTRPVLQADEDLGFLPGDIAEKFAPYFRPVYDVLVRRLGASFMQYCLRPEIGKVEIAPFAYMRGRTFENAVVILDEAQNVTAAQMKMFLTRLGENVTVIVNGDITQCDLPRGVRSGLSDALERFEEDEMVGIVRFGKEDCVRSALCQRTLHAYS from the coding sequence ATGGGAAGACAAAAAGCAGTGATCAAAGCTCGTCGCGAGGCAAAACGTGTGCTGAGACGGGATTCGCGCAGCCATAAGCAGCGTGAAGAAGAATCGGTCACCTCGCTTGTGCAGATGAGCGGCGTAGAAGCCATTGGTATGGCCCGCGACAGTCGCGATACCTCGCCCATCCTCGCGCGAAATGAAGCGCAATTGCACTATCTGAAGGCTATTGAGAGTAAGCAGCTGATATTCGCCACGGGCGAAGCCGGGTGCGGAAAAACCTGGATCAGCGCAGCAAAAGCGGCAGAGGCCCTGATACATAAGGATGTCGACAGGATTATCGTCACCCGTCCAGTTCTGCAAGCCGATGAAGATCTTGGCTTCTTACCTGGAGATATCGCAGAAAAGTTTGCTCCCTATTTTCGTCCGGTCTACGACGTGCTGGTCCGGCGCTTAGGGGCTTCCTTTATGCAGTACTGCCTGCGACCGGAAATAGGGAAGGTGGAAATTGCGCCGTTCGCCTATATGCGTGGACGTACCTTTGAAAATGCAGTCGTCATTCTTGACGAGGCGCAGAATGTGACTGCCGCGCAAATGAAAATGTTTTTAACCCGCCTCGGGGAGAACGTGACGGTTATCGTCAACGGTGATATCACGCAATGCGATTTGCCTCGCGGCGTGCGCTCCGGATTAAGTGACGCGCTGGAACGTTTCGAAGAAGATGAAATGGTCGGGATCGTCCGATTCGGTAAAGAGGATTGCGTACGTTCGGCACTTTGCCAACGTACGCTACATGCATACAGTTAA
- the putP gene encoding sodium/proline symporter PutP, which produces MAISTPMLVTFCVYIFGMILIGFIAWRSTKNFDDYILGGRSLGPFVTALSAGASDMSGWLLMGLPGAVFLSGISESWIAIGLTLGAWINWKLVAGRLRVHTEYNNNALTLPDYFTGRFEDKSRILRIISALVILLFFTIYCASGIVAGARLFESTFGMSYETALWAGAAATILYTFIGGFLAVSWTDTVQASLMIFSLILTPVIVIISVGGFGDSLEVIKQKSIENVDMLKGLNFVAIISLMGWGLGYFGQPHILARFMAADSHHSIVHARRISMTWMILCLAGAVAVGFFGIAYFNEHPAVAGAVNQNAERVFIELAQILFNPWIAGILLSAILAAVMSTLSCQLLVCSSAITEDLYKAFLRKQASQKELVWVGRVMVLVVALVAIALAANPENRVLGLVSYAWAGFGAAFGPVVLFSVMWSRMTRNGALAGMIIGALTVIVWKQFGWLGLYEIIPGFIFGSIGIVVFSLLGKAPSAAMQKRFAEADAHYHSAPPSRLQEG; this is translated from the coding sequence ATGGCTATTAGCACACCGATGTTGGTGACATTTTGTGTCTATATCTTTGGCATGATATTGATTGGGTTTATCGCCTGGCGATCAACGAAAAACTTCGACGACTATATTCTGGGCGGTCGTAGTCTTGGGCCATTCGTGACGGCATTATCGGCGGGTGCGTCGGATATGAGCGGCTGGCTGTTAATGGGGTTGCCAGGCGCTGTTTTTCTTTCCGGGATTTCCGAAAGCTGGATCGCCATTGGTCTGACATTAGGCGCGTGGATCAACTGGAAGCTGGTGGCCGGGCGGTTGCGTGTGCATACCGAATACAACAATAACGCCTTAACATTGCCGGATTATTTCACCGGGCGCTTTGAAGATAAAAGCCGCATTTTGCGCATTATCTCCGCGCTGGTTATTTTGCTGTTCTTCACCATTTATTGCGCTTCAGGCATTGTGGCAGGCGCGCGTCTGTTTGAAAGTACCTTTGGCATGAGCTACGAAACGGCTCTGTGGGCGGGGGCTGCGGCGACGATCCTTTACACCTTTATTGGCGGTTTCCTCGCGGTGAGCTGGACTGACACTGTACAGGCCAGTCTGATGATTTTTTCCCTGATCCTGACGCCAGTTATCGTCATTATCAGTGTCGGTGGCTTTGGTGACTCGCTGGAAGTAATCAAACAAAAGAGCATTGAAAACGTGGATATGCTCAAAGGGTTGAATTTTGTCGCCATTATCTCGCTGATGGGTTGGGGGCTGGGTTACTTCGGGCAGCCGCACATCCTGGCGCGTTTTATGGCGGCAGATTCTCACCACAGCATTGTCCATGCGCGTCGTATTAGTATGACCTGGATGATCCTCTGCCTGGCAGGGGCGGTGGCTGTCGGCTTCTTTGGTATCGCTTACTTTAACGAGCACCCGGCGGTAGCAGGTGCGGTAAACCAGAACGCCGAGCGCGTGTTTATTGAACTGGCACAAATTCTGTTTAACCCGTGGATTGCCGGGATTTTGCTGTCGGCGATTCTGGCGGCGGTAATGTCAACGTTAAGTTGCCAGCTGCTGGTATGTTCCAGTGCGATTACCGAAGATTTATACAAAGCGTTTCTGCGTAAACAGGCCAGCCAGAAAGAGCTGGTGTGGGTAGGGCGAGTGATGGTGCTGGTGGTGGCGCTGGTGGCGATTGCGCTGGCGGCAAACCCGGAAAACCGCGTGCTGGGCTTAGTGAGCTACGCGTGGGCAGGCTTTGGCGCAGCGTTTGGTCCGGTGGTGCTGTTCTCGGTGATGTGGTCACGCATGACGCGCAACGGTGCGCTGGCGGGGATGATCATCGGTGCGCTGACGGTTATCGTCTGGAAACAGTTCGGCTGGCTGGGTCTGTACGAAATTATTCCGGGCTTTATCTTCGGCAGTATCGGGATTGTAGTGTTTAGTTTGCTGGGTAAAGCGCCATCAGCGGCGATGCAAAAACGCTTTGCCGAGGCCGATGCGCACTATCATTCGGCTCCGCCGTCACGGTTGCAGGAAGGGTAA
- the efeO gene encoding iron uptake system protein EfeO, producing the protein MTINFRRNALQLSVAALFSSAFMANAADIPQVKVTVTDKQCEPMTITVNAGKTQFIIQNHSQKALEWEILKGVMVVEERENIAPGFSQKMTANLQPGEYDMTCGLLTNPKGKLIVKGEATADAAQSDALLSLGGAITAYKAYVMAETTQLVTDTKAFTDAIKAGDIEKAKALYAPTRQHYERIEPIAELFSDLDGSIDAREDDYEQKAADPKFTGFHRLEKALFGDNTTKGMDKYADQLYTDVVDLQKRISELAFPPSKVVGGAAGLIEEVAASKISGEEDRYSHTDLWDFQANVEGSQKIVDLLRPQLQKANPELLAKVDANFKKVDTILAKYRTKDGFENYDKLTDADRNALKGPITALAEDLAQLRGVLGLD; encoded by the coding sequence ATGACCATTAACTTCCGCCGTAACGCATTGCAGTTGAGCGTGGCTGCGCTGTTCTCTTCTGCTTTTATGGCTAACGCCGCTGATATTCCGCAAGTCAAAGTGACCGTGACGGATAAGCAGTGCGAGCCGATGACCATTACGGTTAACGCCGGGAAAACACAGTTCATTATTCAGAACCACAGCCAGAAGGCGCTGGAGTGGGAGATCCTCAAAGGCGTGATGGTGGTGGAAGAGCGGGAAAATATCGCCCCTGGTTTTAGCCAGAAAATGACGGCGAATTTACAGCCTGGCGAATACGATATGACCTGCGGTCTGCTGACTAACCCGAAAGGGAAGTTGATCGTCAAAGGTGAAGCAACGGCGGATGCGGCGCAAAGTGATGCGCTGTTAAGTCTTGGTGGTGCAATTACTGCATATAAAGCGTATGTCATGGCGGAAACCACGCAACTGGTGACCGACACCAAAGCCTTTACCGACGCTATTAAAGCAGGCGATATCGAAAAAGCGAAAGCACTGTATGCGCCGACGCGCCAGCACTATGAGCGCATTGAACCGATTGCTGAACTGTTCTCCGATCTGGATGGCAGCATTGACGCCCGTGAAGATGATTACGAGCAAAAAGCCGCCGATCCAAAATTCACCGGTTTCCACCGTCTGGAAAAAGCATTGTTTGGCGATAACACCACCAAAGGGATGGATAAGTATGCTGACCAGCTTTATACCGATGTGGTCGATTTGCAAAAACGCATCAGTGAACTGGCTTTCCCTCCTTCAAAAGTGGTCGGCGGTGCAGCCGGACTGATTGAGGAAGTGGCGGCCAGCAAAATCAGCGGTGAAGAAGATCGCTACAGCCACACCGATCTGTGGGATTTCCAGGCTAACGTTGAAGGCTCGCAGAAAATTGTCGATCTGCTGCGTCCACAACTACAAAAAGCGAATCCGGAACTGCTGGCAAAAGTCGATGCCAACTTCAAAAAGGTCGATACCATTCTGGCGAAATACCGTACTAAAGACGGTTTTGAAAATTACGACAAACTGACCGATGCTGACCGGAATGCACTGAAAGGACCGATTACTGCGCTGGCGGAAGATCTGGCGCAACTTCGCGGTGTGCTGGGGCTGGACTAA